Within Cololabis saira isolate AMF1-May2022 chromosome 14, fColSai1.1, whole genome shotgun sequence, the genomic segment TATGGGTTTTTAGAGTAAAACCATGGCAGTAGAAATAGTTAACCCACAACTGAACCCAGAAATAAATGCAGTATGCAGTGATCCCATCTCATCACCAGCTTCAGAACTAGTAAcatttgctgattatggtttttAGAGTAAAACTGTGGTAGTAGAAATAGCTTTAACCCACAACTGAACCCATTTACTGTTTGCTGCATAAAAGCTGCAGACTCACGGTGCCTGAACTGATGACCTGCTGGCTGCAGCAACACCTTAATGCTGAACAAACCTCGTGTTCACCTTCATGCAGTTAACGAGACGACGTGTACAAAAACCTGCgtttattaaataaaaacatttcacaaGCAAAAGACAGGAAAGTTGCTCTCAGGAGGGGGGGGTGGCCCTTAAAAGGGCCGTTGTGGTGTGAGTCTGCAGCCGGAGCTAGTACTCCTGCGACTGCGAGGAGGCCTTCTTGGACGCCTTGCCGGCGCCGGGCGCCGCCTGGCCGGTCTTCTTGGGCAGCAGCACGGCCTGGATGTTGGGCAGCACTCCCCCCTGGGCGATGGTGACGCCTCCCAGCAGCTTGTTCAGCTCCTCGTCGTTGCGGACAGCCAGCTGCAGGTGACGGGGGATGATGCGGGTCTTCTTGTTGTCCCTGGCCGCGTTTCCGGCCAGCTCCAGGATCTCAGCGGTCAGGTACTCCAGCACGGCCGCCAGGTACACCGGGGCTCCGGCTCCGACGCGCTCCGCGTAGTTGCCCTTGCGCAGCAGCCTGTGGACGCGGCCCACGGGGAACTGCAGCCCGGCACGGGAGGAGCGGGTCTTCGCCTTGGCGCGGACCTTGGCGCCGGTTTTTCCTCTTCCAGACATGGTGGGGTTCGTTGAAGAAGAAGCGTGTGCGTTACGGACGTCGGCTGAAGTCAGATAGTTGCAAGCTTCGTGAGGGGGAAACCGGATGGTGCGACCTGGATATAAACCGCCGCGTCCGCCCCGCCCTCCGCGCTGATTGGACGTTGGCTCGCCACCCGctgctctgattggttgtcagaGGTCAAAGGGAAGCCGAGCCGAGCCGCTATTGGTTGGGGCGTTCTCGCCTTTAACCAATCACGGAGGCGTCTGGGGAATAGGCGCCGACTATTGGTCAGTCTTTTCCCTGATTGACGGGAGTGGGCGTGGCTTCCTGTCAGTGGCGGACGGAGGACCAATCACCGATCTTCCCTCCAGCTTTAAATTTTTGGCGCCCTGGACATTTCTAAGGCGAAGTAAAGTCAATTTAATGGTGACTTTATGATACAAAATTGTCACGTGGACAGTATTTTTATGACAGGATGCTTCGAGTCATTGAACAGTACCTCTGTTGTCTATATCAGATTATCTACAGACGTGAATGTGTTAATTTTAGTTAATATTTAGACTGtattatactgtactatacatTCCTAATAATCCGGGTGTAACTAAatctacacaaaaaaaaattatacatataaaacagAATTTTAAACTATCAATATTCTTCTTTCCATTGTGTTAATAAATGGAAAAGAGTCTAAATTGTAATTGTAAATCATGTTTTATCAGTAACTGCCTTTTGGTACACCTCTTATATTGAtggggttaaaaaaaagaaaattaagtttGGATATAGTCAATTAAACAGCTGTATATTATCTCACATGAACACAAGCAAGCCTTGATGTATGCAGAGTAGATTTAACATGCTGGTAACTTTGTAAAGACACTAATGTCTATTTTATGGTGTCTTACGGACAGAGAACCAGCTTTGGGGTTTAAAATGAAAGCGTCTAATTTTTACAGCCAACACATTTCACATGTGCTTTTAACAAAAGAAAGTCTCAAAGTTACAGTCCCTATGTCTCATGTTGATAAAAGTAGAAATTTGAACAGACTTTCTCTTGTAGTGCAAAGGTTTAGTGAGGTACAATAAAAGaataatactacaataaatgTGCAATAAAAGCATGTCACAGAACTGAGCTCAAGAGGTCAGGGGTCACTTAGAAAACGTGTGAACGGGCCGTCAGCCAACAACTGTGCACCGTTGATGAGTTCTGCAAGACGTCACAAAACTCCTGTTGAGGCAGACAAAGGTTTTCTGATGGCCTACATGCCTTACTTCAGGTTGAAAAGAGACTAATCGATACCCCTCACCCACTCTCTCAGCCCCCGCCGCCCCCTGGTGAAACTAAAGGTACATTCCCACATACCAGAGGAGGAAGTGTGAAATGGCTCGGAGGCTGTTAAGCCCAGGATCACCCCGGCCTCACCCAAATGTGTGACTCCTTACTGCATACTCTGCATTATTAATATTGTTTGTGCATTATGTAAATTCAGAGGAAGAAAATATAGTCTGTGTTGCCTATTTGAGTTGATTTGAATGTTGTTCTTGTAACCAGAAATAAAATATGAACAACTGGAAGTGCGACGCTCCCCAGCGTCTGAAAAAATTAACTGCAAATTGATCTTAAATTCAATTAAGCTGACccctgatagatagatagatagatagatagatagatagatagatagatagatagatagatagatagatagatagatagatagatagatagatagatagatagatagatagatagatagatagatagatagatagatagatagatagatagatagatagataatccTGAAGGAAACTTGCATTTGTGTCATAAAACCCTGAtgtggcaaaaaataaaaaattccctTCTTACATATTTATCTTAAAAATGATCTTCAGTCAGGTTATTCAACAAAAGGATGgttgaaaaataatttatttgcaataaattacatttttaaaatagaaCAGAAGTCATCAATATCTTACATTTTGCAGCcactgaaatgaaaataaattcaCACTTCAACCACATCAGTTCTTTCAGTGCGCCTTCAGACGAAGCGGTGGCTTTGTTCTTTACTTCAGCAACTTGGATTTAGTGCAGTTTTGTAAAACATCTCATTAGGACGTGCAGGGACTCGACCTCTCATCCCTTTTTAATCAAATCAAACCCTTTGATCGGTGACAGAGAAAAACCCCGGAGATGAAATCATTCCAATCGGTTGTTCTGGGGGCCCAACATTATTGCTGACAGTTGAAAATATTTTCACATCCTCAGAAAAAAACCAAATGGCCCAATAACATGTGTATAGCTTCACATGTGAGCCTTTGAAGGGCACTTCCATGTGATTTCTATTTAAGTCACACATCATTATTCTGGATTTAACACCTTCTCCTCTCGCTGCGTCCAGTAACCTCAACTTGTGCTGACGAAGCATCTC encodes:
- the LOC133460302 gene encoding histone H2AX, giving the protein MSGRGKTGAKVRAKAKTRSSRAGLQFPVGRVHRLLRKGNYAERVGAGAPVYLAAVLEYLTAEILELAGNAARDNKKTRIIPRHLQLAVRNDEELNKLLGGVTIAQGGVLPNIQAVLLPKKTGQAAPGAGKASKKASSQSQEY